The following proteins come from a genomic window of Malus domestica chromosome 02, GDT2T_hap1:
- the LOC103408309 gene encoding malate dehydrogenase [NADP], chloroplastic-like, whose product MAVAELSKPSYTKTRLFQSSQLSSLSTHLHSHSRLTFRPLHHTRNSRICCSVAPNQVQAPAAPEKTQDPKSKAECFGVFCLTYDLIAEEETKSWKKLINIAVSGAAGMISNHLLFKLASGEVFGPDQPIALKLLGSERSLQALEGVAMELEDSLFPLLREVSIGIDPYEVFQDAEWALLIGAKPRGPGMERAGLLDLNGQIFVEQGKALNAVASRNVKVIVVGNPCNTNALICLKNAPNIPAKNFHALTRLDENRAKCQLALKAGVFYDKVSNVTIWGNHSTTQVPDFLNATINGLPVKEVIKDHKWLEEEFTESIQKRGGVLIKKWGRSSAASTAVSIADAMKSLVTPTPEGDWFSSAVYTNGNPYGIAEDLVFSMPCRSKGDGDYELVKDIQFDDYLRKRIAKSEAELLAEKRCVAHLTGQGIAVCDLPEDTMLPGEM is encoded by the exons ATGGCAGTAGCTGAGCTATCAAAACCTTCATACACCAAGACCCGCCTTTTTCAGTCTTCCCAGCTCTCATCCTTATCGACCCATCTCCACTCTCACAGCCGTCTCACTTTTCGGCCCCTCCATCACACTCGAAATTCCAGAATCTGTTGCTCTGTTGCACCCAA TCAAGTTCAAGCTCCAGCTGCTCCAGAAAAAACCCAAGACCCGAAGAGCAAGGCAGAGTGCTTCGGCGTGTTCTGCCTCACCTATGATCTCATAGCT GAAGAAGAGACAAAATCAtggaagaaattaattaatattgcaGTCTCAGGTGCAGCTGGGATGATATCTAATCATCTACTCTTTAAA CTAGCGTCAGGCGAGGTTTTTGGGCCAGACCAACCTATTGCATTGAAACTATTGGGATCTGAAAGGTCCCTCCAAGCTCTTGAAG GAGTTGCTATGGAATTGGAGGATTCCCTATTTCCGTTGCTGCGGGAGGTGAGCATTGGCATTGATCCATATGAGGTTTTCCAAGATGCAGAATGGGCTCTTTTAATAGGAGCGAAGCCTCGAGGTCCTGGAATGGAAAGAGCAGGCTTGTTGGATCTGAATGGGCAGATTTTCGTCGAGCAG GGAAAAGCTCTTAATGCTGTTGCATCACGTAATGTCAAAGTGATAGTAGTTGGAAACCCTTGTAACACAAA TGCACTCATCTGTTTGAAAAATGCTCCAAACATACCTGCAAAGAATTTTCATGCTTTGACACGGCTCGATGAAAATAGAGCAAAATGTCAG CTAGCCCTCAAAGCAGGCGTCTTCTATGATAAAGTGTCAAACGTGACCATCTGGGGAAACCACTCAACCACCCAG GTGCCGGACTTCTTAAATGCTACAATTAATGGCTTGCCTGTCAAAGAGGTCATCAAGGATCACAAATGGTTAGAGGAAGAGTTTACCGAAAGTATCCAGAAG AGAGGAGGGGTGCTTATAAAAAAATGGGGAAGATCGTCAGCTGCATCAACTGCCGTGTCAATTGCAGATGCCATGAAGTCTTTGGTTACTCCTACCCCTGAGGGCGATTGGTTTTCATCTGCA GTTTACACAAATGGAAATCCCTACGGTATAGCAGAGGATTTAGTGTTCAGCATGCCATGCAGATCTAAA GGAGACGGCGACTATGAACTTGTGAAGGACATACAATTTGATGACTATCTTCGCAAGCGAATAGCAAAG AGCGAAGCTGAGTTACTAGCTGAGAAAAGATGCGTCGCTCACCTTACCGGGCAG GGTATCGCTGTGTGTGATTTACCCGAGGATACTATGCTTCCTGGAGAGATGTAA